One stretch of Diabrotica undecimpunctata isolate CICGRU chromosome 5, icDiaUnde3, whole genome shotgun sequence DNA includes these proteins:
- the BCAS2 gene encoding pre-mRNA-splicing factor SPF27 has translation MAGEVVVDALPYIDQGYDEPGVREAAFAMVEEECRRFRPTKNYLEHLPPLNISSFETPIMHNEFERLQNRLPMETLSMKRYELPPPPSGKLNEVGAWNECVDNSQAQLEHQAVRILNLQLMLDYCCPAWQRYLQTLSDLEKMSSKKLADLRQQLQEVNWQRKSLQTKGGDQLKALETKWVALVSHNYEIEQACVLAEEYIAQVKQNPSILKYGQSQEVSA, from the exons ATGGCTGGGGAAGTAGTAGTTGATGCTTTACCTTATATAGATCAAGGTTATGATGAGCCAGGAGTTAGAGAAGCG GCTTTTGCTATGGTAGAAGAAGAGTGTAGAAGATTTCGGCCAACCAAAAACTACCTGGAACATCTTCCTCCACTTAACATATCATCTTTTGAAACTCCTATTATGCACAATGAGTTTGAAAGGTTGCAGAATCGATTACCTATGGAAACCTTGTCTATGAAACGTTATGAACTTCCACCACCTCCAAGTGGAAAACTTAATGAAGTGGGTGCCTGGAATGAATGTGTAGACAACTCACAAGCTCAGCTAGAACATCAAGCTGTTAGAATTTTAAACCTACAACTTATGTTAGACTACTGTTGTCCAGCATGGCAGAGATATTTACAAACTTTAAGCGATTTAGAAAAGATGTCTTCAAAAAAATTGGCAGACCTAAGACAACAGTTACAGGAAGTGAATTGGCAGAGAAAATCACTGCAAActaaaggtggtgatcaactaaAGGCTCTAGAAACTAAATGGGTAGCTTTGGTATCTCATAATTATGAAATTGAGCAAGCTTGCGTTTTGGCAGAAGAATACATTGCACAAGTTAAACAGAATCCCAGCATTTTAAAGTATGGACAGAGTCAAGAAGTTTCTGCTTAA
- the Rnmt gene encoding mRNA cap guanine-N(7) methyltransferase, which translates to MSEINELEQALVMVAADADSRNYEDQKLYENDEGQEEEAISKDSYIYTKISDDVDTNNYPSQVINNLKESKKRQNEDLENVTRSERESKTLKRKYENSEDGVTKSQRVHSNVANEDIHQKFKRDDSEDDITTSQRGYANVVATHYNKLEEKGLDERFKSRIVHLRNFHNWIKSMLINEYLTKIKDGKRHNAPVRVHDMCCGKGGDLLKWKKGGISHLICSDIAEVSLDQCKARYTDMKNRSARDRGPNLYSIEYIAGDCSRLRLREKYSDPSMSLDLVSCQFAFHYSFESLSQAECMFRNAAECLQPGGYFIGTIPDAYEIVTRAKKCNNKSFGNKVYEVSIDFDINKPPLFGAKYNFQLDGVVNCPEFLVYFPILVKLAKKFGLKLVRTEKFYDFFERMKEEGKYLLTNMRSLEAYPAPDSVQLVGTDASDYIHAETFITKEQRGSLKIGTLSKSEWEVSSLYTTFVFEKVKNTWNADGTPLYDI; encoded by the exons ATGAGTGAAATAAACGAATTAGAACAAGCTTTAGTAATGGTTGCAGCTGATGCTGATTCCAGAAATTATGAAGACCAGAAGTTATATGAAAATGATGAAGGGCAAGAGGAGGAAGCAATAAGCAAAGACtcatatatttatacaaaaatctcAGATGACGTTGACACCAATAATTATCCTTCCCAG gtaattaataatttaaaagaaagtaagaaaCGTCAAAATGAGGATTTGGAAAATGTAACAAGATCAGAAAGAGAGAGCAAAACCCTAAAACGCAAATACGAAAATTCTGAAGATGGCGTCACAAAATCACAAAGAGTCCACTCAAATGTTGCAAATGAGGACATACACCAAAAGTTTAAACGTGATGATTCTGAAGATGATATTACAACATCACAAAGGGGATATGCAAACGTTGTAGCAACGCACTATAATAAGTTAGAAGAAAAGGGATTAGATGAAAGGTTTAAGTCTCGCATTGTACATTTAAGGAATTTTCATAATTGGATAAAAAGTATGTTGATTAatgaatatttaacaaaaattaaagatgGTAAAAGACATAATGCTCCTGTAAGAGTGCATGACATGTGCTGCGGTAAAGGAGGAGACCTGTTAAAGTGGAAAAAAG GAGGAATTTCCCATCTAATATGCAGTGATATTGCTGAAGTTTCTCTTGACCAATGTAAGGCCAGATACACAGACATGAAAAATAGATCTGCTAGAGATAGGGGACCGAATTTATACTCTATCGAGTATATAGCGGGAGATTGTTCAAGACTAAGACTGCGTGAAAAATACTCAGATCCTTCAATGAGTTTAGACTTAGTAAGTTGTCAATTTGCCTTCCACTACAGTTTTGAAAGTCTTTCCCAGGCTGAGTGTATGTTTCGCAACGCTGCTGAATGTCTGCAACCAG GTGGATATTTTATTGGTACTATACCCGACGCCTATGAGATTGTAACCAGAGccaaaaaatgtaacaataaaagcTTTGGAAACAAAGTTTATGAAGTTTCTATTGATTTTGATATTAATAAACCTCCTTTATTTGGTGCTAAATACAACTTTCAATTAGATGGTGTTGTCAATTGTCCAGAATTTCTTGTGTATTTTCCGATACTAGTGAAATTGGCAAAAAAATTTGGTCTGAAGCTTGTCAGAACGGAGAAATTTTACGACTTTTTTGAAAGGATGAAAGAAGAAGGGAAATATCTATTAACGAACATGAGAAGTTTAGAAGCTTATCCGGCACCAGATTCGGTACAATTAGTTGGTACAGATGCTTCTGATTACATACATGCTGAAACTTTTATTACAAAGGAACAGAGAGGGAGTCTAAAAATTGGAACTCTTTCAAAATCTGAATGGGAGGTTTCGT CACTTTATACAACGTTTGTATTTGAAAAAGTGAAAAATACATGGAACGCAGATGGAACTCCGCTATATGATATTTGA